Below is a genomic region from Cloeon dipterum chromosome 2, ieCloDipt1.1, whole genome shotgun sequence.
gcacactaatcgattcttgagatatttttccgaccaaaatgtccagcgcgatgcgtgaacttttttcccgccaaaaaaaggaatgtgagaactgcgcatgcgtcagagctggttatttgagcacttgcagagagaccgcctgtacgaatgacgtctttgtcagatccagccagctctcacgcatgcgcacttctcgcattcatatcgttttggcgggaaaaagtacgaacgtcgcgctgcacttttttgaTCGGTAAAATGatccaatttacctaattcaacccttaagaattgattggtgtgatcaaaaactttaaatttgatgatttttagtttttattgtgAGGCTTTTCAACGGACTGTCCCTTTTCAGATTGATTGGCGGAGATTCCCGGCTAATTTGGATAATTTCGTGTTTCCATATTTCTCCAAATTGTCGCACgccgtgattttaaatctcCCTCAAAGCATGGAAATTTTGGACAAGATTCTGATGTCGAATGGAGAGACACTGAGAACACTTTGCCTTTTCCAAGACTACAGgaacataataaaaatcaaatacaacataattttaaagtcgTGTCCCAACCTGGAAACACTGCATCTCAGTGGAGGAATGATTATAACTGACTCTTTCGAACctatcaattttttcgcaatattaaaggaaataaaattgtatatttaaaataaattcagtaaagcagaatgaattttaaatctacttttaaattttccaggtCTTGTCTTCGCCCGGAAATCTTCCTCTCGAACATCTTATCAGCCCCACACCTGGAAgacgttaaaattttcaatgttacTTTCGTCCCTGAAGACTTGGAGTATCTGACCGCTTTGGTTACGCAGCAGAAGGTTCTGAGAAGATTGAAAAGTTTAGAAATTACCGAGTTTCCGATAAAGGGCAGCGATTGCCACTCTGAACTGAGCAGCCTGGTGAAGCACGTAAGTGCGTTCGcccctgaattaatttctgtcAAGTTTATTTCTCTGTGAAAATGTTATAGCCATTTATGtatgaattttagaaaataaatcgtaCATATAgattataagaaaaataaattttatttaagaaatgaaCGACCAgagctgaataaattttctagattagtaataatttttttattttccgctgTTAGTTTTTCTCTCTCATAATCAGGCAAGCCCGTATTCGCATAATAAATTAAGGGATTTTGCATCATATCAGATTATTGTGCTTCTGTCTCTGGTGGTTTAGCAAAAAACTGAATgaataaatcatgaaaaagCGAGATTGAGCGAGCAGAATAGGaataaactttaaattcaGGTCACTTTGAATTGTGGTTCTGCGCAGCGTAAAATTGTGGCATCGGCAGGTGTCCTATCTCACGATCATTGTGCTCTTTTACGCCTATTCCAATTTCCAACAACTTCCTGTCAACGCGAAGTGGTGTTTCGTCCTTGGAAAGATTTATATTGCGTTGGTTATTGGGTCATGAAAATGGATGTTTCCACCATATGTGTGGGAAACCACGTTGTAGTTCAATGgccttttgttttaaaatatccgcttttcaggaaaaacattattttcacaTCTACTGAAGTTGCACTATATCGGCTCGTGAATCCGCTcagaaaatttggcaaaaatatttccatctgatcaagcaaatttttattctatcgAATATCGAATATACGCCTTTGGTAAAAATTCGTAGCCTCATACGCGTTTTCCTGTCTCCGTTTTCACTAATCTAATGAGggtaaaatatatacaaagaaacaacttatattttttaatttatacatttatctcgttttatttattaaaactaagTTAAAGTGCGAGCCTGTGTTGAATTTCAATGGGATAATATTGTTATCATTGTACACTTTAGCATAGCAAaccattgaaatttaataaaatttgccaGAAAAGGCTTGGAAAAGGtgcattatattattttctgctcaaCACTGCTCAAATTAACTGTTATATTATTCGACTTTGTAGCCCTTCTCCTCGGCCAGAGCCTTGTACTTTTGCTTGTAGATTCCCTTTGGGTCGTACTTTGCCTCCAGTTCTTTCCACTGTTCGGGCTTGTTGTCAATGATGTGTTTGATCACTTTCTCGGCACCTGCACGTTGCTTTTCAGAGCATTTGGAGCACTCAGACTCCAATGCATCAGGAAGAAGtcctataaaaatttgaaatttaattttgattcctaTATGTTCAcgtatttttaactttaattttggaaaaaattaaattaagcagtTGTTCTTATATGGTTTTGACTCACTTTTGAGTTCGGATGCGTCCGGGGTGCAAGAGCCACGGTCCATCAGACAATTGACGTAATTTTTCAGCAGCCTATCGCTCTTCAGGATCTGGTCCAGGTCGATGTTTTCGAACTTGCTGGTGTAGGCCTGCTGCTTCTTTTCACTGCGCTGGGCGTCGGGGGCCGCGTCCGCCACGGGCTCTGGCATGGCGTCCCGGGGGATCCTAGCAGCCAAAACGCAGGTGGCCAGCGTTAGAAACGAAAAATAGAAACGATTCATGGTTGTCCGGCCGTCGAGTGATGCCTCTCACAGCCTCGCGCTCACGTTATATATGATGCTCTTGCTTTGAGTGGGGAGAGGATGCGTTTTGCAATCCATCTCCCGTGAAGGACAAGCGAAATTTCCGCAGTTCGAAATGCTGCGGCTGACACTTTAAAAGGTATCTAGGActgaacgaaaaaaaatacaaaatcaaaggtgtattttatgaaaatgtttcgataaaatctgaaatttagcTATTCCTCAatgctgattattttaaagataaactGCTGCCAACATTCACTCAAAATACTAAACAATACAACATGGTCTTAATTTCTGGATTAATGAGTTCCATACATAGTAACTGGTTTTACTGCTCGATCCATTTCCCCCCgacaatattgattttgtgccactttttaataaaaaaaaaatggtaataatTCGAGCGTCACTGGTCACGGAGCATTGTATTCAGTTTgctttttgatattattttattgttgaaacaATAATTCTCAGTTCTGCGCAGCGTAAAAGTGGGACACTGGTGGTTTCGGCGACTCGATGCGAACGCCGGCTTCAGTCGGTCGATGGCAGTTGTCCCAATTCTCGTTCATTGCCCTGTTTCGATCGCCAACTACTTCCTGTTATAACAATTAATATGCGGATGTTTTCGCCGTGTGTGGGAAAACCACGCGTTGTAGTTCAAAGCCCTTTTGTGCTCATTTATCTGCTTTTTCAGGGTTAATTTTCTGGTTGGCTTTTTGAGGGTTCAAATCTGAAGAAGTTGGGGCATAAATCCGTTTACTAAACTATTAAGAAAATtgggcaaaatattttctacctCTGTTGAAGCAACACCTTTTGGCATAATATTCATGTTTTGCTCTCTTCGtatttacttaaatttgttattgaaTAAGGAGAAATATACTAAAAGAAACAACAGTGTTATTTTTTggtcatttcaaatttattttttaaaactcaaacGAAAAAGTGCAAAGCTGCgtgttttgaatttcaacGAGATAGTTTCACTGTtggcttttttattcatcaaaaCTATTGAAAAAACAATTGCACTTGCAAGAAAAAGATTGAAAAAGGTGCATAACATTATTTTCTGGTCAACTGTTAATTATTCAGCTTTAATTGTAGCCCCCTTCTCTGCTGATGTCGTGGATTTTTGCTTGTAGATCCCCTTGGGGTCGAGGTGATCCTCCAGATCTTTCCAAATATCGGGCTTATTGGCAATTAagtaattgattaatttctcgATTCCTTCGCGTTGGTTTTCAGAGCATTTGGAGCACCCAAACTTCAATGCGTCAGGAAGAATtactataaataataaattttaattagtcttTAGATTCTTGATCACGCACTTATTTGTGACTTTGATTTGGCGTATATCTATCTATTGTTTTAAACTCACTTTTGAGTTCGCTTCCTTCCGCGGTGCAAGGTTTACGGTTCATCACACAATCAAAGTAGCTCCTCAGCAGCCTGTCGCTCTTCAGGACCATGTCCAAGttaattttgtcaaacatGCTGGTGTAACCTTGCTTGTCCGCTTGGGGTCCAGGCATGGCGTCCCGGGGGACCCTGCCGGCAAACACGCAGGCGGCCAGTGTCAGACacgaaaaaaagaaacaatagCGATTCATGGTTGCCCGTCGAGTGATGCCTCGAACACACACAGCCTCGCGCCGTGTTGCTTTGAGTGGGGAGCAGAATGTGTTTTGCGATCCACCTCCCAAAAATGACAACAGCGAAATTTCCGCAGCCAGAATAAGACGTCCGTAGGGTATGCAAAAGCGGCGAATTACATAAGCATGCGAGAAAGCAGGCGTACGCAAAGACAAACAAAGTTATGGAGGCTAATTCGGGACAATGAATTTCGTAAcataatgtaataaaaattgtattcttTAAATCACCAGATTTTGTAcgcatttatattaaataagcAATCAAAACATAGTTAGAGTTGTTGTCTAGATAATAAATTGAACAGATGCtgccaaatatttgctttcGACGGCGCGATTTCACGGTCTGTGCCGCATTGTGTGTGCGCAATCCCTTTTTGCTACCTGCTGCGGACTCTCCTTATCTCGGCTCAAGTCCACCTCTTTATACAGCATGCAACCCTGGTACTCTCAGTTACACTCAGGGTGCGTCATACGCTAACACTTTAAGAAATGTATACACTATGTTTCTTTTCATcgatgttttttaattattttttttgtgtgactaaatttgtaaatatgcggGCAGGATTGAAGGAGCTTCACTTTTGTAtcataaacaaataaatataacttaaACTTAAACCTGAGTGTAACTGAAGAGTAACAGGGTTGCATGCTGTATAAAGAGGTGGACTTGAGCCGAGATAAGGAGAGTCCGCAGCAGGTATAAAAAGGGATCGCGCACACAATGGCACAAAGAGCATGAAATCGCGCCGCCGTGATTTATATGATGACACGTACGGGCCAGGTAGAGCCTATTGTCTGTGTGCTGTCAATTGTATTTGTGTGAATAGTGAATAGTTCCTGCGTTTGACTCtattgttacaaaattttttttaataaatgctaTATCGATTGAATCCCCACGcctaaatttcatatttgtgcataaatattatttgttagtAAAACCCCAGTTCAAGGCTCAGAGTTCTTATTTTCTCTCGAACATCTTATCAGCCCCAAACctgaaagatattaaaattttcaatgtcatTTTCCTTCCTGCAgacttcattttattttatttgacagcTCTGGTTTCGCAGCAGCAGGTTCTGAGAAGAATAAAAAGTTTAGAAATTACCATGTTTCCGATAAAGGGCAGTGATTGTCACTCTGTACTGAGCAGCTTGGTGAAGCACGTAAGCTTAATTCActcctgaattaatttcggctaagtgaaaatattaccgccgtttatgtaaattttaggaaataacttatataagaaaaataaattcgattttatttaagaaatgaaCGACGAAagctaaataaattacctCTCTAGTCTGTTTCTTTCCTAATAGAATACTTAGACTGGAGTAAGCAAGTAACAAAGAAAaccagattaaattttaaagaaaaataaatatataataatataagaACATAAAAACTCTTAAATTGATGCAGAACTAACgttaatttgaaccaaaaacTATGTTTATCAAAttcacataattatttaaaacaaacaaattaagttTTGTGGGGACTTGTAAATAATGTAAACCCTTTTTGGTGTGTGTCTTTCATTGTTCATTTTGTCGTTCTTGAAGCAAGACGTATAGCCTTTTCTTTGGCcttgtgttttcattttaaccaattttaaaatcatggaAAACGACAAACTTCTGCATTTGACGAGGATGAGGCTATTAGCTTTACAAAAACCCAAAAGTTTGAAGCAGCTTGCGGTCGGGATCATTGCAAGAGGCATCGTGGAATATATCATGGAGCCCGAGAAGGAACTGCAATTTCCAATTATCCGTTAGTACTTTTTGActagttttaatttcatatcaaAAACAGAAGTAGTTTTTGGCTTGATATTGCTAAATTAAGTTGTGTCACATTTCTAgcatttagtaaaaaaaatataaaaaaaacgtagacagacttcattaaaatttcaacgctaTTTTAATGAAGAATTTTTGCTGCCTTCTGACAGCCGACTAGTTTTGGCTTacatacattaaaaaatctctgaTACAAAAAAGACCCgcaataattgttaaataattgaaatttcagccGACAGTATGAAGCAAACAGTGCTGGATGAAGTAGCATGTATCGCCAAAAAGACCCGAAAACCACGCGACGTCAACATAAATGGCGATTCCATAAAACGCATTGGCCTAATTCTGGACAATTTGCTCAGTTTTTACACCGTTGAATTCGACTCAAGCTGGCTCCTGCAAATATTCCCTTATGGTTCAGAGAGTGACTACATCCAAGTATAATATgcattaattgaataatatagaaaataaatatttttttttattccttttcatAGGTGCTGCAAACAGTCTCTCTTCGCGCTCCGAACTTGAAGTTCCTATTAATAGGTGGTGACCCGATCAGTCCTTCTCGCAAAGCATATTCCTGCAGCCCGTCCATGCTGAGCTGCATCAGGACTATGCACAACTTGACCCACTTTGTCACGAAAAACATTTCGCTAGAACAGCTTATGGAACTGTGCTCTCATTTGGAACTCTTGCAGTTTGTCAACGTGAAGACACTCGTAATAAACGACCCGAGCGAGGATAATTTCGATAAATTGCGCAGATTGAAAGAGTTCCACTTCGATATGGTGATATCCTTGCATGGATTCTTCAAAAAAGAACTGACATCAAATTGTCTGAAATATTTGCCCAACCTCGAGGTCATCGGAAAAATGGTTGAAAAGGAGAGttctttagatttttatcACCCAGACGTCATTGAGGGGCCAAGCAAACTGCGGCATTTGTACGCATATCCAGCTTCTATTCAAGAATTTCAGCAGTTTGAACACATTTTCCCTGAAACTACACATTTAGCGGTAATAGAATTTAAGTATCAATAAGGTTCTTTATTTTAGCTGCTTTTATTTCCTATTAGACAGAGGGGCAGATCACAGCAGGTTGACCTTGAAAGGAAATGGCAACATTGTACAGTATATGCAATGTACagtatgcccagcgttgccattttctttcaaggttgCGTGCCGTAATCCGCCTCGGTGTCTATTTCCTGTTCAATCATTAATGAAGAGGAATAGAGGAATTTCGTCACTCTTatgaaaatatagattttaaattttcattccagaTCAACTGGGATCGCTTGAACCTGCCAAACTCAGGCGTTCAAAACCTGCAGTTCCCGCATTTTCCCAGATTACAGTTCGTCAAGATGGAATCAGTGCCAGATTCGGAAATTTTAGAGCAATTTCTGCAGAAAAACGGGgagaatttgaaatatttatctattGAGCAGCCGCACGCCGGAGAAGCTGAATTCGAATTCAATACCATTTTTGGCCTTTGCCCTAATTTGGAGTCCCTCGAGATAAAGCAAGCAAGAATCAACGGCTCCGGTATGCCAATTTCTTCTAACGTCAAGTTAAAGGAGCTGACGATCACTACATTCATAtagtataatatttattacaggaaatatttttcaaaaaagtaaacattttttctgatttcagCTTAACGTGGATTTTAAAGCTCTCCAACATTTTGTCGATACAAACTTTGGAGAAAATCAAGATATCAGGAGTAAATTTTCACCGAGATGATTTGATAAATATGATAGAATTGGTCAGGACGGGACAGATTCTGCAACGAGTCTCAAGTTTTGATCTGTCCTGCTGGTATATGAACTGCGACTGCCTCTCGGAACTCAGCAACTTGATTAAATATCTATGTGCATTTGCACCAAAACTGACTTTCATCGACGTCGATCGTTATCACGTATTAAAAACTCATTCGTTTTCTGTCGCGACGCAGTTACCTTTAGTTTCGAAAGTCTTCCAATTTTTAGATGCTTTCccttaaattcattccttttttatcttttgatgATTGCTCAATTCTACGCTCTTAATTATTCTTTCTGTTATGACGAGTTACACGAATTATGTAAGGCTCAATTATATAGCGTTCAGTCAATCAAATAGTGTCAacatgttttatttcattcaaaatttaccaacCAAAATTACtatagaaaaatttcttttgcttaaaaatttcttttcttatTTAGAAACTCAacatttgtaaataataaatcacttggatatttcattattatctTTTTCATTGGTGGTGTTTGTTTAGTgcttattatatttgaaattggattttaaggTAAAGCTTTGCAAAAATGTAGTGCAAAATCCGTATAtatctaaaaatgaggaaaaagcaaaaatttcccTGAGCACTGAATAATATGGTTGCTTTTTTCTGCAATCACCTGTGCTGCTGGTGATCTCTTGTTCTCGGTGCATTTTTCTTGTGGTTGctttttgttgaaaacaataattgtcTGCTTCACTTTGATTGTTAAATGGGGACCAAAACAGTCAGTTAATTCAGATACTTTATAAAAGTTCGTTTGGAGATGATTTCACTATCAAAGAGATCGAGGGATATGGGGGTGGAAAACATCAAGAGAATTCCAGCAGCATCTTAAGTGGGGTGAGCACTGAGAACACACACGAGTGGGGGAGAGACTCACCACAACAGCACTTGGATGgacttgaaaggaaaaatgacatatttcctttaataattattacaaattttgttgatatttgcgaaacttaattataattatgtaagCCATTATGGTGTGTGTATTTTGTAACGCATGAATTCCGGTCGTTAGCAGGCCGCTATTATTTCATTGATCATTTTCACGTTCTTAGAGCATGACGTAGTGTTTTCCTAGTCttgtggtttttattttaaatcatggaAAACAAGGAGCTTCTAGATTTGACGAGGATGAGGTTACTATCTTTAAAAAACCCCAAAAGTTTGAAGCAGCTTGCGGTCGGGATCATAGCAAGAGGCATTGTTGAAACTGTCGTGGAGCCCCAGAAGGAGCTACAATTTCCAATTATCCGTGAGTATTTTTTGACTACCTTTAATTTGATAGCAAAAATAGAACTGGTTTTTGGCTTTATGCTGCACTATATTGAGATGTGTAAATTATGcgtagttaaaattaattggccaatgtatatatatatggtctatttaattaaattaaattagaatttgtcTGATTTTTGCTGCCCACTGAAGAcgacttaaattaaaaattctcagaTCCAAAAAAGACTTGCATTgcttaatatttgaaatttcagctgACAATATGAAGCAAACAGTGCTGGATGAAGTAGCAAGCATCGCCAAAAAAACTCCAAAACCATGCTACGTCGACATAAACAACGATTTCATAAAACGCATTGGCCTAATTCTGGACAATTTGCTCAGTTTTTACACCGTTGAATTCGACTCAAGCTGGCTCCTGCAAATTTCCCCTCATGATTCTGAGAGTGGCTACATCCAAATggtatattaaattaattaaatagcttagaaaattaatatttatgtatttttttcataggtGCTGCAAACAGTCTCTGTTCGTGCTCCAAACTTGAAGTTCTTAATAATAGGTGGTGGTACGAATCTTAACTGCAGCATTTCCATGCTGAACTGCATCAGAAATATGCAGAACTTGACCCACTTTGTCACGAAAAACATTTCGCTAGAACAGCTTATGGAACTATGCTCTCATTTGGAACTCTTGCAGTTTGTCAACGTAAAGAACCTCGAAATAAACAACCGGGAGGATAATTTCGATAAATTGCACAGATTGAAGGAGTTCCACTTCAATATGGTGAAATCTTCCACGCCGATGTTGCGTGGATCGTTTAATAAAGAACTGACATCAAATTGTCTGAGATATTT
It encodes:
- the LOC135936184 gene encoding ejaculatory bulb-specific protein 3-like, with the translated sequence MNRFYFSFLTLATCVLAARIPRDAMPEPVADAAPDAQRSEKKQQAYTSKFENIDLDQILKSDRLLKNYVNCLMDRGSCTPDASELKRLLPDALESECSKCSEKQRAGAEKVIKHIIDNKPEQWKELEAKYDPKGIYKQKYKALAEEKGYKVE
- the Phk-3 gene encoding ejaculatory bulb-specific protein 3 is translated as MPGPQADKQGYTSMFDKINLDMVLKSDRLLRSYFDCVMNRKPCTAEGSELKIILPDALKFGCSKCSENQREGIEKLINYLIANKPDIWKDLEDHLDPKGIYKQKSTTSAEKGEVVGDRNRAMNENWDNCHRPTEAGVRIESPKPPVSHFYAAQN